The following are from one region of the Coffea eugenioides isolate CCC68of chromosome 2, Ceug_1.0, whole genome shotgun sequence genome:
- the LOC113760632 gene encoding non-specific lipid-transfer protein-like protein At2g13820, which translates to MAVLTRVMKTIAGLFLVGLVLVSNAVVESAGSGHTAPAPAVDCSSLVLNMADCLSFVTSGSTVKKPEGTCCSGLKTVLKTDAECLCEAFKNSAQLGVTLNVTKALTLPSACHVSAPSVSNCGLSIGSGAAPALPPTAMAPSSEGPGAPTAIGGSNEVAPAPAPGSSGSSKLAVSVASSLLLALAAASLSLF; encoded by the exons atggCTGTTTTGACAAGGGTTATGAAGACTATTGCTGGGCTTTTCTTGGTTGGTCTTGTGCTGGTCTCAAATGCGGTGGTGGAGTCTGCCGGATCCGGCCATACTGCTCCGGCCCCGGCAGTGGACTGTTCGAGCTTGGTCCTTAACATGGCTGACTGCTTATCTTTTGTGACCAGCGGCAGTACGGTGAAGAAGCCGGAAGGAACTTGCTGCTCTGGCCTCAAAACTGTCTTGAAAACTGATGCAGAGTGCCTTTGTGAAGCCTTCAAGAACAGCGCCCAACTGGGAGTTACCCTTAATGTCACTAAGGCCCTCACTCTCCCATCTGCTTGCCATGTCTCTGCTCCCTCCGTCAGCAACTGCGGAT TGAGCATTGGCTCTGGAGCTGCACCTG CTCTCCCTCCAACCGCGATGGCCCCGAGCTCCGAAGGCCCAGGAGCTCCTACTGCAATCGGAGGATCGAATGAGGTTGCTCCAGCACCAGCTCCGGGAAGCTCAGGCTCTTCAAAACTTGCTGTCTCGGTTGCGTCGTCCCTGTTGTTGGCACTTGCTGCTGCATCGCTCTCCTTGTTTTGA
- the LOC113759749 gene encoding sulfate transporter 1.3-like, whose protein sequence is MSNRITDALPVTDMELPADAHSHEHPENLPYVHKVGVPPKQNLFTEFKTTLKETFMHDDPLRSFKDQSNSKKLLLGLQAVFPILDWGRSYSLSKFRGDLIAGLTIASLCIPQDIGYSKLANLAPQYGLYSSFVPPLIYAAMGSSRDIAIGPVAVVSLLLGTLIQDEFDPVKQKLDYQRLAFTATFFAGLTQFTLGFFRLGFLIDFLSHAAVVGFMGGTAITIALQQLKGLLGIKKFTKKTDIVSVMRSVWTSVHHGWNWQTVVIGVAFLAFLLLAKYIGKKNKKLFWVSAIAPLISVIISTFFVYITHAEKKGVQIVNKIEKGINPSSVHEIFFTGENLGKGFRIGVVAGMIALTEAVAIARTFAAMKDYHIDGNREMVALGTMNVIGSMTSCYVATGSFSRSAVNYMAGCNTAVSNIVMSLVVLLTLEVITPLFKYTPNAILASIIISAVVGLIDINAMLLIWKIDKFDFIACMGAFFGVVFASVEIGLLIAVAISFAKILLQVTRPRTAVLGKVPRTNVYRNIQQYPEAAKVPGILIVRVDSAIYFSNSNYIRERILRWLSDEEEQLKENGELKSKIHYLIVEMSPVTDIDTSGIHALEELHNSLRKRDIQLVLANPGPVVADKLHASDFTSLIGEDNIFLTVADAVITFAPKMQP, encoded by the exons ATGAGCAACCGGATTACTGATGCGCTTCCGGTAACAGATATGGAGTTACCTGCTGACGCTCACTCACATGAACATCCAGAGAACTTGCCATACGTCCACAAAGTGGGAGTGCCTCCCAAGCAGAATTTGTTTACTGAGTTTAAAACAACTCTCAAGGAAACATTCATGCATGATGATCCTTTGCGCTCTTTCAAGGACCAATCAAACTCAAAGAAGTTACTCCTCGGACTACAAGCTGTTTTTCCCATTCTCGATTGGGGAAGAAGCTATAGCCTTTCCAAATTCAGAGGTGATCTGATTGCTGGACTTACCATTGCAAGTCTTTGTATTCCTCAG GACATTGGCTATTCAAAACTAGCAAATTTGGCACCGCAATATGGACTTT ACAGTAGCTTCGTGCCACCGCTGATCTATGCAGCCATGGGAAGCTCGAGAGATATTGCCATAGGCCCGGTGGCAGTTGTGTCTCTCTTGCTTGGAACTTTGATTCAGGATGAGTTCGATCCTGTCAAACAAAAATTAGATTATCAGCGTCTCGCATTTACAGCCACATTCTTTGCTGGACTCACTCAATTTACCCTTGGCTTTTTCAG ATTGGGTTTCTTGATTGACTTCCTGTCTCATGCTGCCGTTGTTGGCTTTATGGGTGGTACAGCCATAACCATAGCTCTTCAGCAGCTTAAAGGACTGCTTGGCATTAAGAAATTCACAAAGAAAACCGATATTGTTTCTGTGATGCGGTCTGTTTGGACTAGTGTACATCATGGG TGGAATTGGCAAACTGTAGTAATAGGAGTCGCTTTCTTGGCTTTCCTTCTCCTTGCAAAGTACATC gggaaaaaaaacaagaaactcTTTTGGGTGTCTGCCATCGCTCCGTTGATTTCTGTGATCATTTCAACCTTCTTTGTTTATATCACCCATGCTGAAAAGAAGGGAGTCCAAATT GTAAACAAGATTGAAAAAGGCATCAATCCATCTTCTGTCCATGAGATCTTCTTCACTGGAGAAAATCTTGGTAAAGGTTTCAGGATTGGGGTCGTGGCTGGAATGATAGCATTGACG GAAGCTGTGGCAATTGCAAGAACTTTTGCAGCAATGAAGGACTATCATATAGACGGAAACCGTGAGATGGTAGCATTAGGAACGATGAACGTTATTGGCTCCATGACATCGTGTTATGTTGCCACAG GATCTTTCTCGCGATCTGCAGTGAACTATATGGCAGGATGTAACACAGCAGTTTCCAATATCGTGATGTCTTTGGTTGTCTTGCTGACTCTGGAAGTGATCACCCCGCTGTTCAAATACACCCCAAATGCTATACTGGCTTCCATCATTATATCCGCTGTTGTTGGACTAATCGACATTAATGCAATGTTACTGATATGGAAGATTGACAAGTTTGATTTCATTGCGTGCATGGGAGCCTTCTTCGGTGTGGTTTTTGCCTCGGTTGAGATTGGTCTCTTGATTGCG GTCGCAAtatcttttgccaaaatcctCCTCCAAGTGACGAGGCCTCGGACTGCGGTACTCGGAAAAGTCCCAAGAACAAATGTATACAGAAATATACAACAATATCCAGAGGCAGCTAAGGTTCCTGGGATTCTAATCGTCCGAGTTGATTCTgcaatttacttttccaactcCAACTATATCAGGGAGAG GATACTAAGATGGCTAAGTGATGAAGAAGAACAGCTGAAAGAAAATGGGGAGCTCAAGTCTAAAATTCATTACTTGATTGTGGAAATGTCAC CTGTTACAGATATTGACACCAGCGGAATCCATGCCTTGGAAGAGTTGCACAATAGTCTTCGAAAGAGAGATATTCAG CTGGTTTTAGCAAATCCTGGACCAGTGGTAGCGGACAAGCTGCATGCATCCGACTTTACTAGCTTGATTGGGGAAGACAACATCTTCCTCACAGTAGCGGATGCTGTCATCACCTTTGCCCCCAAGATGCAGCCTTAA
- the LOC113761558 gene encoding uncharacterized protein LOC113761558 isoform X1 yields the protein MMKMNMKAAKNMRGFMCQSPAATAVCMASEPLSVIVRRGPESDRTLAEHARLIDSTKHSRMVEPRARSRGLASATLRSAIVPSFGVENQPEKASRSQVVSSLAERDQVFQVVVMRVSLHCQGCAGKVKKHLSKMEGVTSFSIDLESKRVTVMGHVSPTGVVESISKVKRAELWPSAPC from the exons ATGATGAAAATGAACATGAAGGCAGCGAAGAATATGAGGGGTTTCATGTGCCAATCTCCAGCTGCTACAGCAGTGTGCATGGCAAGCGAACCCTTGTCTGTGATAGTGCGAAGGGGGCCTGAATCCGATCGAACCTTGGCTGAACATGCAAGGCTGATCGATAGCACAAAGCACAGTCGCATGGTGGAGCCTCGTGCTCGTAGCCGTGGATTGGCTTCAGCTACTCTCAGATCAGCTATTGTTCCATCTTTCGGAGTCGAGAATCAACCAGAAAAGGCATCCCGATCCCAAGTAGTCTCTTCATTAGCAGAAAGGGATCAGGTTTTCCAG GTGGTTGTCATGAGAGTCTCCCTTCATTGCCAAGGCTGCGCTGGTAAAGTGAAGAAACATTTATCTAAAATGGAAG GGGTAACATCGTTCAGCATTGATCTGGAGAGCAAGAGGGTGACTGTGATGGGACATGTCTCACCAACGGGAGTGGTTGAGAGCATATCAAAGGTGAAAAGAGCAGAGTTATGGCCATCGGCTCCTTGTTGA
- the LOC113761558 gene encoding uncharacterized protein LOC113761558 isoform X2, with protein sequence MNMKAAKNMRGFMCQSPAATAVCMASEPLSVIVRRGPESDRTLAEHARLIDSTKHSRMVEPRARSRGLASATLRSAIVPSFGVENQPEKASRSQVVSSLAERDQVFQVVVMRVSLHCQGCAGKVKKHLSKMEGVTSFSIDLESKRVTVMGHVSPTGVVESISKVKRAELWPSAPC encoded by the exons ATGAACATGAAGGCAGCGAAGAATATGAGGGGTTTCATGTGCCAATCTCCAGCTGCTACAGCAGTGTGCATGGCAAGCGAACCCTTGTCTGTGATAGTGCGAAGGGGGCCTGAATCCGATCGAACCTTGGCTGAACATGCAAGGCTGATCGATAGCACAAAGCACAGTCGCATGGTGGAGCCTCGTGCTCGTAGCCGTGGATTGGCTTCAGCTACTCTCAGATCAGCTATTGTTCCATCTTTCGGAGTCGAGAATCAACCAGAAAAGGCATCCCGATCCCAAGTAGTCTCTTCATTAGCAGAAAGGGATCAGGTTTTCCAG GTGGTTGTCATGAGAGTCTCCCTTCATTGCCAAGGCTGCGCTGGTAAAGTGAAGAAACATTTATCTAAAATGGAAG GGGTAACATCGTTCAGCATTGATCTGGAGAGCAAGAGGGTGACTGTGATGGGACATGTCTCACCAACGGGAGTGGTTGAGAGCATATCAAAGGTGAAAAGAGCAGAGTTATGGCCATCGGCTCCTTGTTGA
- the LOC113760541 gene encoding trimethylguanosine synthase-like isoform X1 yields the protein MRRWRKKRRIFKSKVRIKAKKRVLKEEKITQGVSPLVEKYWLQRYDLFWRYDEGIKLDEEGWFSVTPEEIAVGHAQRCTGAGVVIDCFAGVGGNAIQFARVCDHVVAIDIDPEKVALAMNNAKVYGVEDHIDFVVGDFFQLAPSLKGDVLFLSPPWGGPSYKMTKKFTLDSLKPKDGHSMFQVAQKITPHIIMYLPRNVDLLEVEQLSWLSSPPLDIEIEGNTVRGHLKAITVYFGDAAITQLCLPQTLSGAACKVCI from the exons ATGCGACGCTGGAGGAAGAAGCGCAGGATTTTCAAGAGTAAAG TGAGAATTAAGGCAAAAAAGAGAGTTTtgaaagaggaaaaaataaCACAGGGAGTGAGTCCGTTAGTAGAGAAGTACTGGCTTCAGAGGTACGATTTATTTTGGAGATATGATGAAGGAATTAAGTTAGACGAAGAAGGCTGGTTTTCCGTTACTCCGGAGGAGATTGCCGTCGGCCATGCTCAGCGTTGCACCGGCGCCGGTGTCGTCATCGATTGTTTCGCCGGCGTAGGTGGTAATGCCATTCAATTTGCTCGAGT GTGTGATCATGTAGTTGCCATTGACATTGACCCCGAAAAAGTTGCCCTGGCAATGAACAATGCCAAGGTATATGGTGTTGAAGACCACATCGATTTCGTTGTTGGAGACTTTTTTCAGCTGGCACCATCCCTCAAG GGAGATGTATTGTTTCTTTCACCACCATGGGGAGGTCCATCATACAAGATGACTAAGAAATTTACTCTGGACTCACTGAAGCCAAAAGATGG GCACTCCATGTTTCAAGTTGCACAAAAAATAACACCTCATATAATCATGTACTTACCCAGAAATGTAGACTTACTGGAAGTGGAGCAACTTTCTTGGTTGTCTTCACCGCCTTTGGATATTGAG ATAGAGGGAAATACAGTCAGAGGCCATTTGAAGGCAATAACTGTCTACTTTGGTGATGCTGCCATAACACAGCTTTGTCTCCCTCAAACACTATCAG GTGCTGCATGCAAAGTATGCATTTAG
- the LOC113760541 gene encoding trimethylguanosine synthase-like isoform X2 yields MNNAKVYGVEDHIDFVVGDFFQLAPSLKGDVLFLSPPWGGPSYKMTKKFTLDSLKPKDGHSMFQVAQKITPHIIMYLPRNVDLLEVEQLSWLSSPPLDIEIEGNTVRGHLKAITVYFGDAAITQLCLPQTLSGAACKVCI; encoded by the exons ATGAACAATGCCAAGGTATATGGTGTTGAAGACCACATCGATTTCGTTGTTGGAGACTTTTTTCAGCTGGCACCATCCCTCAAG GGAGATGTATTGTTTCTTTCACCACCATGGGGAGGTCCATCATACAAGATGACTAAGAAATTTACTCTGGACTCACTGAAGCCAAAAGATGG GCACTCCATGTTTCAAGTTGCACAAAAAATAACACCTCATATAATCATGTACTTACCCAGAAATGTAGACTTACTGGAAGTGGAGCAACTTTCTTGGTTGTCTTCACCGCCTTTGGATATTGAG ATAGAGGGAAATACAGTCAGAGGCCATTTGAAGGCAATAACTGTCTACTTTGGTGATGCTGCCATAACACAGCTTTGTCTCCCTCAAACACTATCAG GTGCTGCATGCAAAGTATGCATTTAG